A genome region from Nitrosopumilus sp. includes the following:
- a CDS encoding SLC13 family permease — protein sequence MGDALRSQKTEEILVENSTASGVDVTSQKESFKVPWIIFIGTIAALVAHSPMEEVLGLEKNVLLPGVAFAAAGIVLFLNHNKAREMVEKRVDWWTLAFFIFLFASVGTMKMLGVTTVLAEGMYDISGNDETNLFFIFVPVVSILSALMDNVLAVATFIPVVHEFGDIGVDNYPF from the coding sequence ATGGGAGATGCATTACGTTCTCAAAAGACAGAGGAGATATTGGTGGAAAACAGTACGGCATCCGGAGTAGATGTGACATCACAAAAAGAGAGCTTCAAGGTTCCATGGATCATTTTCATAGGTACAATCGCTGCCCTTGTAGCTCATAGTCCAATGGAAGAAGTCTTGGGTCTTGAAAAAAATGTATTATTACCCGGAGTTGCGTTTGCGGCAGCAGGAATAGTGTTATTTCTAAACCACAACAAGGCACGAGAGATGGTAGAAAAGCGGGTGGATTGGTGGACATTGGCATTCTTCATCTTTTTGTTTGCATCAGTGGGTACAATGAAGATGCTTGGTGTCACTACAGTACTGGCAGAGGGCATGTATGATATCAGCGGAAACGATGAGACGAACCTATTCTTCATCTTTGTACCTGTGGTCAGCATACTCAGCGCACTGATGGACAACGTGCTTGCAGTGGCAACATTCATTCCAGTGGTTCACGAGTTTGGAGATATTGGAGTGGATAACTATCCGTTCTGA
- a CDS encoding cation:proton antiporter: MSSDFQELKLRLFSMFPSFNLSDDDTSNFLINGLANMHDTMVSLSSSESSLVSAPVLLLAAGVVIFFGVIGESFFKKTGIPDVAFIMILGVLIGPVFGIIQPEVVLEVVPYFAALALIIIMFDGGLNLEIKSMVKTAHFASILSIIGFVISVVIVTSLAHYWLEWGWIESILLGSIVGGSSSAIVFGLVRNLRISGDAKSMLSFESALTDILATIVAFVLFEAVLTGNLNINTLGDTIGRAIAVGLILGFGVGIPWMYLTTKLSNSQHAYMLTLGILFVLYFMANAFGESGALTALVFGLMLGNKKHLSRYLRFKLPKVDLDDSMHNQLTFLVRTFFFVFVGLLASFGNVEYIIFGIVATVLIYVGRVILTKTTLTKRFSKLDRKVTSVMIPRGLAAAVLATFPLTMGLPNAEAYPQIVFVIIMMSVVITTLGMGKAKKIPSPESQKGGFVNEAIDPIPIQDKS; this comes from the coding sequence TTGTCATCAGACTTTCAAGAATTAAAATTAAGATTATTTTCTATGTTTCCGTCATTTAATTTGTCTGATGATGATACATCAAATTTCCTCATCAATGGTCTTGCAAATATGCATGATACAATGGTATCTCTGTCTTCCTCTGAATCCTCTCTAGTATCTGCGCCTGTGTTATTATTGGCAGCCGGTGTTGTCATTTTCTTTGGGGTGATTGGAGAATCTTTCTTCAAAAAAACTGGAATCCCAGATGTTGCATTCATTATGATACTTGGTGTGTTAATTGGGCCTGTATTTGGTATAATTCAACCCGAAGTTGTTCTAGAGGTGGTACCCTATTTTGCAGCATTGGCATTAATAATTATCATGTTTGATGGAGGTCTGAATCTTGAGATCAAGAGCATGGTAAAGACAGCTCACTTTGCATCTATTTTATCCATAATTGGATTTGTCATATCCGTTGTAATAGTAACAAGTCTTGCTCACTATTGGCTGGAATGGGGTTGGATTGAAAGCATATTACTTGGGTCTATAGTGGGTGGAAGTAGTTCTGCTATAGTATTTGGTTTGGTAAGAAATCTTCGTATTTCCGGAGATGCAAAATCAATGCTGAGCTTTGAATCTGCATTGACTGACATCTTGGCAACAATTGTTGCATTTGTTCTTTTTGAGGCTGTATTGACAGGTAATTTGAATATTAACACTTTAGGTGACACGATTGGAAGGGCCATTGCAGTTGGACTTATTCTTGGATTTGGTGTAGGGATTCCCTGGATGTATCTTACAACAAAACTATCTAACAGCCAACACGCATACATGTTAACTCTTGGAATTTTGTTTGTGCTTTACTTTATGGCAAATGCATTTGGTGAATCAGGTGCTCTAACAGCTTTGGTATTTGGTCTAATGCTTGGAAACAAGAAACACCTCTCACGATATCTGAGATTCAAGTTACCAAAGGTGGATTTGGATGATTCCATGCACAACCAACTGACATTTCTTGTAAGGACATTCTTCTTTGTGTTTGTAGGGTTGCTTGCAAGTTTCGGAAATGTAGAATATATCATATTTGGCATAGTTGCAACTGTGTTAATTTATGTAGGACGAGTTATTCTCACCAAAACTACTCTAACCAAAAGATTTTCCAAACTGGACAGAAAAGTGACATCTGTTATGATTCCAAGAGGTTTGGCAGCTGCAGTGCTTGCAACATTTCCGCTTACCATGGGACTGCCCAATGCAGAGGCATATCCACAAATTGTATTTGTCATAATTATGATGTCTGTTGTTATTACCACTCTTGGTATGGGTAAGGCAAAGAAAATTCCGTCACCTGAAAGTCAGAAGGGAGGGTTTGTAAATGAAGCAATTGATCCGATTCCAATACAAGATAAATCATAA
- a CDS encoding PEFG-CTERM sorting domain-containing protein, protein MKYVLIVPVLVLLTTTLSPDVLAESVDKEWIMSAGEKPLANIDKEIKVSMIKSQTVSPDGSTWIFLTTSKPAEGKQMTINVRFTDKDGKELEHINYDINVSQNGKVVLSEKMIHQHIGIDDHRTKILSTDDKVDINITLQGIGMSKPFTGPQGESIVVTVVPEFGAIVMMILGISLLSIIIVSTKNKIMIKP, encoded by the coding sequence ATGAAATATGTTTTGATAGTTCCAGTATTAGTCTTATTGACCACTACATTATCTCCAGACGTTTTGGCCGAGAGCGTTGACAAAGAGTGGATAATGTCTGCAGGAGAAAAACCACTTGCAAATATTGATAAAGAAATCAAAGTTTCCATGATAAAATCTCAAACAGTGTCTCCTGATGGAAGTACTTGGATATTTCTTACAACTTCAAAGCCAGCAGAAGGCAAACAAATGACGATCAATGTAAGATTTACAGACAAGGATGGGAAAGAGTTAGAGCACATCAATTATGACATCAATGTTTCTCAGAATGGCAAAGTTGTGTTGTCAGAAAAGATGATACATCAGCATATAGGTATTGACGATCATAGAACAAAAATACTGTCTACAGATGACAAGGTAGATATCAATATAACATTACAGGGAATAGGAATGAGCAAGCCATTTACTGGTCCACAGGGAGAGTCCATCGTTGTTACGGTAGTACCCGAATTTGGGGCAATTGTCATGATGATCCTTGGCATATCGCTTCTGAGTATTATTATAGTAAGCACAAAAAATAAAATTATGATCAAACCATAA
- a CDS encoding universal stress protein, which produces MVNDHIFSNILVTYVKPTNKETAFNMGLTMAKTNNAKLSVVEFLQPEPPDFLFFRTKQEKDEVSEQKHIVLETLKKFEEKAKQENVMLKTSFKSTETLVDSIIQYVESHKIDLLIVDHPHMSHSEETHYNDVVNAIHAEVNCNMLTLK; this is translated from the coding sequence ATGGTTAATGACCACATTTTTAGTAATATTCTTGTAACTTACGTAAAGCCAACAAACAAGGAAACTGCGTTTAACATGGGACTAACTATGGCAAAAACTAACAATGCCAAATTGTCTGTTGTGGAGTTTTTGCAGCCAGAACCACCTGATTTCTTGTTTTTTAGAACAAAGCAGGAAAAAGATGAGGTGTCAGAACAAAAACATATTGTCTTAGAGACATTGAAAAAATTCGAAGAAAAAGCAAAACAAGAAAACGTTATGCTAAAAACATCATTCAAATCTACAGAAACATTAGTTGATAGTATAATCCAGTATGTTGAATCTCATAAAATAGACCTACTCATAGTTGATCATCCTCACATGTCTCATTCTGAAGAAACACACTACAATGATGTGGTAAATGCAATTCATGCCGAAGTTAATTGTAATATGTTGACTCTTAAATAA
- a CDS encoding DUF2203 domain-containing protein: protein MFSYFTTNEANEVLSDVIKKFEYALAKQNEVKKLEQELEISVSSKNSFEEYIPIKQKLNSAITKFYESVDLLESTGVVVKSIENGLLDFPSKRFNEEVWLCWKYGETEIKFWHEKDSGFMGRKPIEVNDESLV, encoded by the coding sequence ATGTTCTCATATTTTACAACAAATGAAGCAAATGAAGTTCTCTCTGACGTGATAAAAAAATTTGAATATGCACTAGCGAAACAAAACGAGGTTAAAAAATTAGAACAAGAACTTGAGATTAGTGTTTCTAGTAAGAATTCATTTGAGGAATACATTCCAATCAAACAAAAATTAAACTCTGCAATCACCAAATTCTATGAATCTGTTGATCTTTTGGAAAGCACCGGTGTAGTAGTCAAAAGCATTGAAAATGGATTACTTGATTTCCCTTCAAAACGATTTAATGAAGAAGTTTGGCTTTGTTGGAAATATGGTGAGACTGAAATTAAATTTTGGCATGAAAAAGATTCTGGCTTCATGGGCAGAAAACCAATTGAGGTAAATGATGAGTCCTTGGTTTGA
- a CDS encoding hemolysin family protein: MALEFELAALAALIGLSGFFSGLEVALVGTTQATVERLVKDNVKGAKALQKLKSNPGWMMSSVNLGNNLVNIGSASLATVVAIEIFGENGLGIAVGIMTFLIIIFGEVTPKTYCNANATKVSLRCSRILIAFSYVFYPAVWILEKITRGIIKITGSDYNPPALTKEDLGGIIDQGHRDEALDKHEIGLIHGALNFDNTVVRSVMTPRTRVFALNSQMSLNDAADLLDKSGHSRIPIYGKNLDDIVGVLHVRDILKHLQDPELLKEKLGDLVRDPIFVSQEKRMNSLLKEMQAKNTHMAIVVDEFGGFEGCVTMEDLIEEIVGEIYDETDSKRASYEKINDNTIVTNGDIEIDIINDIFKTSITQGDDYSTLNGLLHDKLHDLPKEGSKLKINSLQIVVEKIEHNRPTKIRIEKIKEPIN; encoded by the coding sequence ATGGCCTTAGAATTTGAGCTTGCTGCATTAGCTGCATTGATTGGTTTATCTGGATTCTTTAGTGGGCTTGAAGTTGCATTGGTTGGAACCACACAAGCAACAGTGGAACGATTGGTGAAAGACAATGTAAAGGGTGCAAAAGCATTGCAGAAGTTAAAATCAAATCCTGGATGGATGATGTCTAGTGTAAATCTTGGAAATAACTTGGTAAACATTGGTTCTGCATCTTTGGCTACAGTTGTTGCTATTGAAATATTTGGAGAAAATGGTTTGGGTATAGCAGTTGGTATTATGACATTTTTGATCATCATTTTTGGAGAGGTAACTCCAAAGACATATTGCAATGCAAATGCTACAAAAGTTTCATTAAGATGTAGTCGTATTCTGATAGCATTTAGCTACGTGTTTTACCCTGCAGTATGGATACTGGAAAAAATAACCCGAGGAATAATTAAGATAACTGGCAGTGATTATAATCCTCCTGCTCTAACAAAAGAGGATCTTGGGGGTATAATAGATCAAGGACACAGAGATGAAGCTTTGGATAAACACGAAATTGGCTTGATACATGGTGCACTAAACTTTGATAATACTGTAGTTCGTTCTGTCATGACTCCTAGGACACGTGTGTTTGCGCTTAATTCACAAATGAGTTTGAATGATGCAGCAGATTTGCTAGATAAGAGTGGGCATTCCAGAATCCCAATTTATGGAAAAAATCTAGATGATATTGTAGGGGTTTTACATGTGAGGGACATACTAAAACATTTACAAGATCCAGAACTACTAAAAGAGAAATTAGGTGATCTTGTACGTGATCCCATATTTGTATCTCAAGAAAAAAGAATGAACTCTCTTCTCAAAGAGATGCAGGCAAAAAATACCCACATGGCAATAGTGGTAGATGAATTTGGAGGGTTTGAAGGTTGTGTAACTATGGAGGACCTCATAGAAGAGATAGTGGGAGAAATTTATGATGAAACAGATTCCAAACGAGCATCATATGAGAAAATAAATGATAACACAATTGTAACTAATGGAGATATTGAAATTGATATAATCAATGATATATTCAAAACGTCTATTACGCAAGGAGATGATTATTCCACGCTTAATGGTTTATTGCATGATAAACTGCACGATCTGCCAAAAGAAGGAAGTAAACTAAAAATTAACTCACTACAGATAGTTGTAGAAAAAATAGAGCATAATAGACCTACCAAAATAAGAATCGAAAAAATTAAAGAACCAATAAATTAA
- a CDS encoding class I SAM-dependent methyltransferase — protein sequence MKDGLWDDMASDYDKSVESNQDPTIVRYLDREIEILSNLCRNICQSNKNCSIIDMGAGTGRAIFALDKMLEKDSVEFVGVEVSKPMIRRANQKKENHSRNPNNIKFLQLDLTDPNLSDHFNSERTNIVMCLYNTLGVIPSEKRQSFVDNMRKIAGKEGLVIITAFNGDNFGFVAPRLYRLMIPMIRRIDDDSFDEENRVFHNSLGFRSQWFTKTQLKSILNSENVRPIPIEVKVEGKIQTFGNVFPSKEI from the coding sequence ATGAAGGATGGTCTCTGGGACGATATGGCGTCAGATTATGACAAAAGTGTTGAATCCAATCAAGATCCTACAATCGTCAGATATCTTGATAGAGAAATAGAAATTCTCTCCAATCTATGCAGAAATATTTGTCAATCTAACAAAAACTGCTCAATCATAGATATGGGTGCAGGTACTGGCAGGGCAATATTTGCACTAGATAAAATGCTTGAGAAAGATTCTGTCGAGTTTGTAGGGGTAGAGGTATCAAAACCCATGATAAGGCGTGCCAACCAAAAAAAAGAAAATCACAGTCGAAACCCAAACAATATCAAATTTTTACAACTAGATCTAACAGACCCTAATCTTTCGGACCATTTCAATTCAGAACGTACTAACATCGTGATGTGCCTGTATAACACGCTTGGAGTGATCCCATCTGAGAAAAGACAATCATTTGTAGACAATATGAGAAAAATTGCTGGAAAGGAGGGTTTGGTCATAATTACTGCATTTAATGGAGATAATTTCGGTTTTGTCGCACCACGACTCTACAGACTCATGATACCTATGATAAGAAGAATAGATGATGATTCTTTTGATGAAGAGAATCGGGTTTTCCACAACAGTTTGGGATTTAGGAGTCAATGGTTTACTAAAACTCAGCTCAAATCAATATTGAATTCAGAAAACGTCAGACCAATTCCTATTGAAGTTAAAGTGGAGGGTAAAATTCAGACATTTGGTAACGTGTTTCCAAGTAAAGAGATCTAA
- a CDS encoding prenyltransferase: MLSDWFQVIRVRFLLASVIAVSTGISLIWWQNLPINWLDVVLTFAGVMALHASVDLLNDFWDFKRGIDTKTTRTKMSGGTGVLPEGLLTPSSVYRMGIVFLVIGSIIGGYFVFTDGVIIAIILGFAILSIYFYSTKIVDSGLGEFFVAVKGSLIVIGTFFIQSGQISFESILAGITIGSLSALVLFIASFPDHDADKSKGRKTLVIVVGKEKAAKLFWIFPLISYVAIIIGVFSNLFPLTSMISFLGIPLMIKSGLGLQKNYDSIKNLIPFMSSTLMFGRITGMLFIIGFLIRL; this comes from the coding sequence ATGCTTTCTGATTGGTTTCAAGTGATCAGGGTAAGATTTCTTCTTGCATCTGTAATTGCAGTGTCCACAGGAATCTCCTTGATTTGGTGGCAAAACTTACCAATAAACTGGCTTGATGTTGTATTGACCTTTGCAGGAGTAATGGCACTTCATGCAAGTGTTGACTTGCTAAATGATTTCTGGGATTTTAAAAGAGGTATAGATACAAAAACCACTAGAACAAAAATGAGTGGTGGTACAGGTGTATTGCCAGAGGGGTTACTCACACCATCATCAGTATATCGTATGGGTATTGTTTTTTTAGTAATTGGATCTATCATTGGAGGATATTTTGTATTTACTGACGGCGTAATTATTGCAATAATTTTAGGATTTGCAATTTTATCTATCTATTTTTACTCTACCAAAATCGTTGATTCTGGTCTAGGTGAATTTTTTGTTGCAGTAAAAGGTTCCTTGATTGTCATTGGAACTTTCTTTATTCAGTCGGGACAAATATCTTTTGAATCTATTCTTGCTGGAATCACTATTGGTTCATTATCTGCCCTAGTTCTTTTCATTGCATCATTTCCTGATCATGATGCAGATAAGTCCAAAGGTAGAAAAACTTTGGTTATTGTAGTTGGAAAAGAGAAAGCTGCCAAGCTATTCTGGATTTTCCCATTGATATCATATGTAGCGATAATTATAGGGGTCTTTTCAAACTTGTTTCCTCTAACATCTATGATTAGTTTTCTTGGCATTCCATTAATGATAAAATCTGGATTGGGATTACAAAAAAATTATGACTCTATTAAGAATTTAATACCTTTCATGTCTTCTACATTGATGTTTGGAAGAATTACTGGTATGTTATTTATTATTGGTTTTTTGATTAGATTGTAA
- a CDS encoding cation:proton antiporter has protein sequence MTEVEVTEFLALLALLLGGGMIGAGIMKKIKFPTIIGFIIIGMIAGPYGLGIVDDVELINLLAELGIIILLFVVGLEFSLQKLRQAGIKAIIVGMTELSIMFFLAYVGAFSFGWSHIEALYLAGILSISSTAISLRLMRDMKLVKTKEFNTIITILIVEDLAAVLLLVILGNASTGEDIALLDVGILILQSLTFFVIAIAAGIKLVPKLLDKIHGLDIPEGPFITALALGFGLAVLAHFLGQSSAIGAFIMGMIIASSKHSEPIIKKVLPLRDFFGVIFFVSIGMLVNIKEIPEVVLISIPIIILAVVGKFVGNFFGSTMSGHNFVGASTVGSVMVPRGEFSFIMAKQAVDSGAVRDSLYPVTMLVTLATMLCMPLLLKILPTLADKNSLIPLKVLNPIFIVGQFFNQLMQSSEDDSKLNIMLKQHGPKLFINTVIVIAILAVIDYFKKDMIGLIVNTGIPLFVEPELLLTIVSIILIIYPIISLLGRVEKIVSNISDAISTKLIPGNTDEIERKPMHRLIRNIFFIGVVLVLVALIDPYIAEISEIEILSLAISVIGFGIAIILITDSIFVFQKISRSHIMDSLLKEDEKDM, from the coding sequence TTGACCGAAGTTGAAGTTACAGAATTTTTGGCATTACTTGCATTACTGTTAGGAGGTGGTATGATTGGTGCAGGAATAATGAAGAAGATAAAATTTCCAACTATTATTGGGTTTATCATAATTGGAATGATTGCAGGGCCATATGGTCTTGGGATTGTGGATGATGTTGAATTAATCAATCTTTTAGCTGAACTTGGAATAATTATACTGCTTTTTGTTGTAGGTCTTGAATTTAGTCTTCAAAAACTGCGACAAGCAGGGATAAAGGCAATCATTGTTGGAATGACTGAATTATCCATCATGTTCTTTTTGGCATATGTTGGGGCCTTTTCATTTGGGTGGTCGCATATTGAGGCATTATATCTTGCAGGAATATTGTCGATAAGCAGTACTGCGATATCCCTTAGACTAATGCGTGACATGAAACTTGTAAAGACTAAGGAATTCAATACGATCATTACGATTTTGATTGTAGAAGATCTTGCGGCTGTTTTGTTACTTGTAATTTTGGGCAATGCTTCAACAGGAGAAGATATTGCACTATTGGATGTTGGAATTTTAATACTTCAGAGTCTAACATTTTTTGTTATTGCAATAGCTGCTGGAATAAAACTAGTGCCAAAACTATTGGATAAGATACACGGTCTGGATATCCCTGAAGGTCCATTTATTACAGCTTTGGCTTTGGGGTTTGGCTTGGCTGTACTTGCACATTTTCTTGGACAAAGTTCAGCAATTGGTGCTTTTATCATGGGAATGATTATTGCATCATCAAAGCACTCAGAGCCCATAATTAAAAAGGTATTACCTTTACGTGATTTTTTTGGAGTGATATTTTTTGTGTCTATTGGAATGCTGGTAAACATTAAGGAAATACCTGAAGTGGTATTGATCTCAATCCCGATAATAATATTGGCAGTGGTTGGTAAGTTTGTTGGAAATTTCTTTGGCTCTACAATGTCTGGACATAATTTTGTAGGTGCATCAACTGTTGGATCTGTTATGGTGCCGCGAGGAGAATTTTCATTTATCATGGCAAAACAGGCAGTTGACAGTGGTGCAGTACGTGATTCACTTTATCCAGTTACGATGTTAGTAACTCTAGCCACCATGCTTTGTATGCCCTTATTATTAAAAATCCTCCCAACACTTGCTGATAAGAACAGCCTTATTCCATTAAAAGTATTAAACCCAATATTCATAGTTGGACAATTTTTCAACCAACTAATGCAATCCTCCGAGGATGATAGTAAACTGAATATTATGTTAAAGCAACATGGTCCGAAACTATTCATAAATACTGTAATTGTAATTGCAATTTTGGCCGTTATTGACTATTTCAAAAAAGACATGATTGGATTAATTGTAAATACTGGAATTCCTTTATTTGTTGAACCTGAATTATTATTGACCATAGTGAGTATCATTCTAATCATTTATCCAATTATCTCACTTTTGGGAAGAGTAGAAAAGATAGTCTCTAATATTTCAGATGCTATATCTACAAAGCTAATTCCAGGAAATACAGATGAAATTGAACGCAAGCCCATGCATAGATTAATCAGAAATATCTTTTTTATAGGAGTTGTCTTGGTTTTGGTTGCCTTAATTGACCCCTATATTGCAGAAATTTCTGAAATTGAGATTTTGTCTCTGGCAATATCTGTAATTGGGTTTGGAATTGCAATTATACTAATTACGGATAGCATATTTGTATTTCAAAAAATATCTCGCAGTCATATAATGGATAGTTTGCTCAAAGAAGATGAAAAAGATATGTGA
- a CDS encoding pyridoxamine 5'-phosphate oxidase family protein, with translation MKKFNKKEIKFLESLEEARIATSHENIPHVKPVSFVFDDDVVIIATDYKTRTYTNIKSNPNVGIVIDIYKSGGHKAVCIQGKADIVEKGPEFKKFYNIFHQKFDWVRKDPWKENEAPFLKIIPKNKTSWGLN, from the coding sequence TTGAAAAAATTTAATAAAAAAGAAATAAAATTCCTAGAGTCATTAGAGGAGGCAAGAATTGCCACATCTCATGAAAACATTCCTCATGTCAAACCAGTATCCTTCGTATTTGATGATGATGTAGTTATAATTGCAACAGACTACAAAACAAGGACGTACACTAACATCAAATCCAACCCAAATGTGGGAATTGTAATTGATATTTACAAATCAGGAGGACATAAGGCAGTGTGTATTCAAGGAAAAGCAGATATTGTTGAAAAAGGTCCAGAGTTCAAGAAATTTTATAATATTTTTCATCAAAAATTTGATTGGGTAAGAAAAGATCCATGGAAAGAAAACGAAGCACCATTTTTAAAGATTATTCCAAAAAATAAAACAAGTTGGGGTTTGAATTAG
- a CDS encoding mechanosensitive ion channel, which yields MAKTRSSSFRGVPTLATFALFSVLLSTNIIFHTAYAQENPVGFLYEPGIEALTAFVTVVAESAPKVIAAVILLIIGLVAGKIIGRVIEKSASKLLQKVTKNKDDNSDDVVTRSTSSRDSSKLIATSVRWFVYLFFIIAAINALEFEQLSTALTDLWLWVPNLLAFILIVVIGLIIANFIGKWLDQELIKKEFGGSKYVIIGVKTVIYAIIFAIALTQLGIGDTIIPILISAFAWSIAIGVGAAIAIGLGFALKDILPAAINTAAKQRSVLKIGQKVRIGEISGTITAVELLHIIIATENNESVIIPTKNISNSSITIIGETHG from the coding sequence ATGGCAAAAACCAGATCATCTAGTTTCAGAGGGGTTCCAACATTAGCCACATTTGCACTATTTTCTGTGCTTCTTTCAACCAACATAATTTTTCATACTGCATATGCTCAGGAAAATCCGGTAGGATTTCTATATGAGCCCGGAATTGAAGCACTAACTGCGTTTGTAACTGTCGTTGCAGAATCTGCACCAAAAGTTATTGCTGCAGTTATATTGTTGATAATTGGCCTTGTTGCTGGAAAAATAATTGGCAGAGTAATTGAAAAATCTGCATCCAAACTGCTTCAAAAGGTAACTAAGAACAAGGATGACAACAGTGATGATGTTGTCACTCGAAGCACATCCTCACGAGATTCTTCAAAACTCATTGCAACAAGTGTAAGATGGTTTGTTTATCTCTTCTTCATTATTGCTGCAATAAATGCATTAGAGTTTGAGCAGCTATCCACAGCATTAACTGACTTGTGGTTATGGGTTCCAAACCTTCTAGCATTCATACTGATAGTAGTTATCGGCTTGATTATTGCCAACTTTATTGGGAAATGGTTAGATCAAGAACTAATCAAAAAAGAGTTTGGTGGTTCTAAATATGTAATAATTGGAGTCAAGACAGTCATATATGCAATTATCTTTGCAATTGCACTCACTCAATTGGGAATAGGTGATACAATAATTCCAATTCTAATATCTGCATTTGCATGGAGCATTGCAATAGGTGTTGGTGCTGCAATCGCAATAGGCTTGGGATTTGCACTAAAAGACATACTTCCAGCTGCAATTAACACTGCTGCAAAGCAACGTTCTGTGTTGAAGATAGGTCAAAAGGTACGAATTGGTGAAATATCTGGAACAATTACTGCAGTAGAATTACTGCACATAATCATTGCAACTGAAAACAATGAAAGTGTCATCATTCCAACTAAAAATATAAGCAACTCTAGTATAACCATAATTGGTGAAACACATGGTTAA
- a CDS encoding Snf7 family protein: MANFEKSWSSKPTVSVTERIGGAIHKEGPLKPRVEGATRTLNQPISKLDSIAHKLAEKDVKLFQRIVKAQQNHDMTKAKILANELSELRKNEKMIGNMRLSIEQVQMRLSTVGQLGDTMAVLGPAMATMRTMGPALARFMPEADAEFAAMGDILGGLTSNSFEGSFENSVGSNEETDLILQEASTIAGSQIGEKFPSVPTGLPSNTSSTSVEQY; this comes from the coding sequence ATGGCAAATTTTGAAAAATCCTGGTCATCAAAACCAACTGTAAGTGTTACAGAAAGAATCGGTGGCGCAATACACAAGGAAGGACCATTAAAGCCAAGAGTTGAAGGAGCTACAAGAACACTCAACCAGCCAATCTCAAAGCTTGATTCTATAGCACATAAACTTGCTGAGAAAGATGTAAAACTATTTCAAAGAATAGTCAAGGCACAGCAAAATCATGATATGACAAAAGCAAAGATACTTGCAAACGAGTTATCAGAATTGAGAAAAAATGAGAAGATGATTGGAAATATGAGATTATCCATTGAACAAGTCCAGATGAGATTATCAACTGTTGGTCAACTTGGCGATACCATGGCAGTATTAGGACCTGCAATGGCTACAATGAGGACAATGGGACCGGCACTTGCAAGATTCATGCCAGAAGCAGATGCTGAATTTGCAGCAATGGGCGATATATTAGGTGGACTCACCTCAAATTCATTTGAAGGAAGCTTTGAGAACAGTGTAGGATCCAATGAGGAAACAGATTTGATCTTGCAGGAAGCCTCAACAATTGCAGGAAGTCAGATTGGGGAGAAATTCCCATCAGTACCTACAGGACTACCTTCAAACACATCATCAACTTCTGTAGAACAGTACTAG
- the msrA gene encoding peptide-methionine (S)-S-oxide reductase MsrA, translated as MQATFANGCFWCTEAIFTRVDGIKSTIPGYSGGTIENPSYEQVCTGTTGHAEVAQIEFDPIVIPFEKLLDIFWHTHDPTTLNRQGNDVGTQYRSAIFYHNEEQKQIAEKSKKRLEESHVFGDPIVTEIVPLIKFYAAEDYHKKYYDLNKDVPYCKFVIEPKIGKMLKQYRNELKTEYVN; from the coding sequence ATGCAAGCAACGTTTGCCAATGGGTGTTTTTGGTGTACTGAAGCTATTTTTACAAGAGTAGATGGGATAAAATCCACAATTCCAGGGTATTCTGGAGGTACAATTGAAAATCCATCATATGAACAGGTATGTACCGGGACAACAGGACATGCAGAAGTTGCTCAAATAGAGTTTGATCCCATAGTCATACCCTTTGAAAAACTATTGGATATTTTCTGGCATACACATGATCCCACTACACTTAACAGACAAGGAAATGATGTTGGAACACAATATAGATCTGCAATATTTTATCACAATGAGGAACAAAAACAGATTGCAGAAAAATCAAAAAAAAGACTTGAGGAAAGTCATGTTTTTGGCGATCCCATTGTGACTGAAATTGTGCCATTGATCAAGTTTTATGCAGCAGAAGATTATCACAAAAAGTATTATGATTTGAATAAGGATGTACCATATTGCAAGTTTGTCATTGAACCCAAAATTGGAAAGATGTTAAAACAGTACAGAAATGAATTGAAAACAGAATATGTAAACTAA